One Pyrus communis chromosome 4, drPyrComm1.1, whole genome shotgun sequence genomic region harbors:
- the LOC137731157 gene encoding uncharacterized protein encodes MAATAASDLSDGPVLSLINKRLRALRKKQNRIIQMEESLAQGKDLNKEQEGVLQSKPGVVALIEELEKLRQPLADAVAEEQSLAVQRHQVSASTQPISDEKPQHDDMPNVVQPSESDDRQAAAVEELLNLLYFGSLFDVKSQSDFTRIILTRTHERECCLTYDTITDDDTEMLAPRDLDLISSLGQLLISRPGDSSLSHKNALQQCLEHAKLWLANSDQPIEPNSSVTYAGLRERLSKIMASDYFTITPQMKEVAAAGNYAPFQVPVQGSISPVQVPVQLDFQQKVEDTANFQGHEAGDSQSSHIEEFQKDEVVTEYPSEAVSAQQEEVQLETEADYNQRDVEFEQQHASRRPYQNQRGGRGGGGRRGYTNGRGGRGNGRGGGSFQNGRNQYYDQPGNYYPRPHYNNRGRGGRGGAASYNHQGAAQEGHASANVGVAS; translated from the exons ATGGCAGCCACAGCGGCTTCGGACCTCTCCGACGGACCAGTCCTCAGCCTCATCAACAAGCGCCTCCGAGCTCTCCGCAAAAAGCAGAACCGCATAATCCAGATGGAGGAGTCTCTTGCCCAAGGCAAGGACCTCAACAAGGAGCAGGAGGGCGTCCTCCAATCCAAGCCCGGGGTCGTTGCCCTAATCGAAGAACTCGAGAAGCTTCGCCAGCCTCTCGCCGACGCCGTCGCTGAAGAGCAAAGCCTCGCCGTGCAGCGCCATCAGGTCTCAGCCTCCACCCAGCCTATCTCAGATGAGAAGCCCCAACACGACGACATGCCCAATGTCGTCCAGCCCAGTGAATCAGACGACCGCCAAGCTGCCGCCGTCGAGGAGCTTCTGAATCTGCTCTACTTTGGGTCCTTGTTCGACGTGAAGTCGCAGAGTGACTTCACCCGGATTATTCTAACCAGGACCCACGAGAGAGAGTGCTGCTTGACTTACGATACCATCACTGACGACGACACTGAGATGCTGGCCCCGAGGGACTTGGATTTGATTTCGTCGCTAGGTCAGTTGTTGATCTCGCGGCCCGGCGATTCAAGCTTGTCTCATAAGAATGCATTGCAGCAATGCCTCGAGCACGCCAAGCTTTGGCTTGCTAATTCGGACCAACCCATTGAGCCGAATTCCAGTGTGACAT ATGCGGGGTTAAGAGAGAGGCTCAGTAAGATTATGGCATCGGACTACTTTACCATAACACCGCAAATGAAAGAAGTTGCAGCTGCAGGGAACTATGCTCCGTTTCAGGTGCCGGTACAGGGGTCCATTTCGCCTGTTCAGGTGCCGGTTCAGCTGGATTTTCAGCAGAAG GTTGAAGACACTGCAAATTTTCAAGGACATGAGGCTGGTGATAGCCAATCGAGTCATATAGAGGAATTTCAGAAG GATGAAGTGGTGACCGAATATCCGTCGGAGGCTGTTTCAGCTCAACAAGAAGAAGTTCAGCTAGAAACAGAAGCAGACTACAACCAGAGAGATGTAGAATTCGAGCAACAGCATGCTTCTCGCAGACCATATCAAAACCAAAGAGGCGGTCGTGGGGGAGGTGGCCGCAGAGGTTACACTAATGGCCGTGGAGGCCGAGGCAATGGCAGAGGAGGTGGTTCCTTCCAGAATGGTCGTAACCAGTATTACGACCAGCCTGGAAATTATTATCCAAGACCCCACTATAACAATAGGGGTAGGGGCGGTAGGGGTGGCGCGGCATCTTACAACCACCAAGGTGCAGCTCAAGAGGGTCATGCCTCGGCCAACGTTGGAGTTGCTTCGTAA
- the LOC137732190 gene encoding thioredoxin H2-like produces the protein MGGNMSHLQDSDESSHGHESRIVALHSKGQWNTHFAAFKDSNKLMVIDFTATWCGPCRAMEPILRDYADKFTDVEFVQLDVDELPDVAREFGVQAMPSFVFMKKGEVVDKIVGARKDELQKKIEKHRRS, from the exons atgggagGCAACATGTCACACCTTCAAGACTCGGATGAATCTTCACATGGACACGAGTCTCGCATCGTGGCCTTGCATTCCAAGGGTCAATGGAACACCCACTTCGCTGCCTTCAAAGACAGCAATAAACTG ATGGTGATTGATTTCACGGCTACATGGTGTGGACCTTGCAGAGCCATGGAGCCAATCTTGAGAGACTACGCTGATAAATTCACTGACGTTGAGTTCGTCCAGCTTGATGTCGACGAGCTAccg GATGTGGCAAGGGAGTTTGGGGTGCAGGCAATGCCTTCATTTGTATTCATGAAGAAAGGGGAGGTGGTGGATAAGATCGTGGGGGCTAGGAAAGATGAACTGCAGAAGAAGATTGAGAAACACAGGAGATCATAA
- the LOC137732414 gene encoding thioredoxin H2-like, with translation MGGNMSHIPDSDESSHGHESRIVAFHSKGQWNTHFAAFKDSDKLMVIDFTATWCGPCRAMEPILRDYADKFTDVEFVKLDVDELPDVAREFGVQAMPSFVFMKKGVVVDKIVGARKDELQKKIEKHRRS, from the exons atgggaGGCAACATGTCACACATTCCAGACTCGGATGAATCTTCACATGGACACGAGTCTCGCATCGTGGCCTTCCATTCCAAGGGTCAATGGAACACCCACTTCGCTGCCTTCAAAGATAGCGATAAACTG ATGGTGATTGATTTCACGGCTACATGGTGTGGACCTTGTAGAGCCATGGAGCCAATCTTGAGAGACTACGCTGATAAATTCACCGACGTCGAGTTCGTCAAGCTTGATGTCGACGAGCTACCG GATGTAGCAAGGGAGTTTGGGGTGCAGGCAATGCCATCATTTGTATTCATGAAGAAAGGGGTGGTGGTTGATAAGATCGTGGGGGCTAGGAAAGATGAACTGCAGAAGAAGATTGAGAAACATAGGAGAtcataa
- the LOC137732483 gene encoding uncharacterized protein yields MGVDFYNVLRVNRNATQEDLKKAYKKLAMRWHPDKNPVDNEEAEAKFKQVCQAYDVLSDPQRRQIYDIYGEEGLNCGDPEDLFAEFFGGSGSVGDRAFKKSSVNGAGRNGNLKNKKVAAIESKLTCSLEDLYRGARRKMRISRTVRDEFGKPKTIEETLKIDIKPGWKKGTKITFPEKGNQEPGSSPADLIFVVDEKPHHLFKRDGNDLMVTQKLSLLEALTGAFVNLTMLDGRVLVIPVKNIIIKPGHEEVVPNEGMPISKDPTKKGNLRVKFDVVFPAKLSAEQKDDLRRVLGGGDT; encoded by the exons ATGGGTGTGGATTTCTACAACGTGCTGAGGGTGAACCGGAACGCGACCCAGGAGGACCTGAAGAAGGCGTACAAGAAGCTGGCGATGAGGTGGCACCCCGACAAGAACCCAGTCGATAACGAGGAAGCGGAGGCCAAGTTCAAGCAGGTGTGCCAGGCGTACGATGTTCTCAGCGACCCCCAGCGGCGCCAGATCTACGACATCTACGGCGAGGAGGGGCTCAATTGCGGCGACCCGGAAGACCTTTTTGCCGAGTTTTTCGGCGGATCTGGCAGCGTCGGGGACAGGGCGTTCAAGAAGAGCAGTGTGAATGGTGCAGGGCGTAATGGTAATTTGAAGAATAAGAAGGTTGCGGCGATTGAGAGCAAGTTGACGTGCAGTTTGGAGGATCTTTACAGAGGGGCGAGGAGGAAGATGAGGATTTCGAGAACCGTTCGTGATGAGTTCGG TAAGCCAAAGACTATTGAGGAAACCCTAAAGATAGACATCAAGCCTGGCTGGAAGAAGGGTACAAAGATCACATTCCCAGAGAAAGGCAACCAAGAACCCGGCTCTTCTCCGGCTGATCTCATTTTCGTCGTTGACGAGAAGCCCCACCATCTTTTCAAGCGTGACGGGAATGATCTTATGGTCACTCAGAAACTCTCTCTACTCGAGGCTCTCACCGGAGCGTTCGTCAATCTGACAATGTTGGACGGAAGGGTTCTCGTGATCCCGGTGAAGAACATTATTATCAAACCTGGCCATGAGGAGGTGGTTCCTAATGAGGGAATGCCAATCTCTAAAGATCCGACTAAGAAAGGAAACCTAAGGGTCAAGTTCGACGTCGTCTTTCCGGCGAAGCTTAGTGCAGAGCAGAAGGATGATCTGAGGAGAGTGCTGGGTGGGGGTGATACCTAA